The following coding sequences lie in one Megalodesulfovibrio gigas DSM 1382 = ATCC 19364 genomic window:
- the pal gene encoding peptidoglycan-associated lipoprotein Pal codes for MSVTRILQLALLCALVLVAAVGCSKKPMTDPAGTGGGGYDPALDAARSLSESERVILDEKVYFAFDSYELNAAAQAVLQRKAQLIRSKPTLKVLIEGHCDERGTQEYNIALGNRRAQASQRYLLNMGVPAMQLETISYGEERPAAVGHNENAWAQNRRDEFKAVWGAIQ; via the coding sequence ATGTCCGTCACCCGCATTTTGCAACTGGCTTTGCTTTGTGCTTTGGTGCTGGTGGCCGCCGTAGGCTGCAGCAAGAAGCCCATGACCGATCCCGCCGGGACCGGCGGCGGTGGATACGATCCCGCCCTGGACGCCGCTCGCTCGCTTTCTGAAAGCGAACGCGTGATTCTGGACGAAAAAGTCTACTTTGCCTTCGACAGCTACGAGCTCAACGCTGCCGCCCAGGCCGTGCTGCAGCGCAAGGCTCAGCTCATCCGCAGCAAGCCCACCCTCAAAGTGCTCATCGAAGGCCACTGCGATGAGCGCGGTACCCAGGAATACAACATCGCCCTGGGCAACCGTCGTGCGCAGGCCTCCCAGCGCTACCTGCTGAACATGGGCGTGCCCGCCATGCAGCTGGAAACCATCAGCTACGGCGAAGAACGTCCTGCCGCCGTGGGCCACAACGAAAACGCCTGGGCCCAGAACCGTCGCGACGAATTCAAGGCCGTCTGGGGCGCCATCCAGTAG
- the nikR gene encoding nickel-responsive transcriptional regulator NikR: MGQTIRFGVSLDSELLEKFDALCEERCYQTRSEAIRDLIRNTLVQKEWEDTGNVVAGTLTLVYDHHKSDLAQRLTELQHDHHDVIISTIHAHLDHDNCLEVLILKGPGKDVQALGQKLISTKGVKHGKLNLTTTGKDIM; encoded by the coding sequence ATGGGACAGACCATCCGCTTCGGCGTTTCCCTGGACTCGGAATTGCTCGAAAAATTTGATGCCCTGTGCGAGGAACGCTGCTATCAGACCCGTTCCGAGGCCATTCGGGACCTCATTCGCAACACGCTGGTGCAAAAGGAGTGGGAGGATACGGGCAACGTGGTGGCCGGCACCCTGACCCTGGTGTACGACCATCACAAAAGCGATCTGGCGCAGCGGCTCACCGAGTTGCAGCACGACCATCACGACGTCATCATCTCCACCATCCATGCCCATCTGGACCACGACAACTGCCTGGAAGTGCTCATCCTCAAAGGCCCGGGCAAGGACGTGCAGGCCCTGGGGCAAAAGCTCATCTCCACCAAGGGCGTGAAGCACGGCAAGCTGAATCTGACCACCACAGGCAAGGACATCATGTGA
- the pssA gene encoding CDP-diacylglycerol--serine O-phosphatidyltransferase: MPDVNNRNPRRGRERQPAASGWVAHLPNLVTMTSLCSGFAGILMVMDGRFEHAALAILLCFLLDGIDGNLARLTRSTSPLGAQLDSLVDVVAFGVLPSILIFKWQLHDFGRVGALGAFALVAGGVYRLARFNVQSAVSKSVHFTGLPIPAAALALATLCLFWHSIEMGQQITQLLPGFCLALCLLLALLMVSRVPYLSLKNPALIRAQLRAHPARWTMAVAGVAYLLGMRPWLVSFALIMAYGMSGPTAALLASVRSMEERPSV; encoded by the coding sequence ATGCCCGATGTGAACAACCGCAATCCCAGACGAGGCAGGGAGCGGCAGCCTGCCGCCTCCGGCTGGGTGGCCCACCTGCCGAATCTGGTGACCATGACCAGCCTGTGCAGCGGATTTGCCGGCATCCTGATGGTCATGGACGGTCGGTTCGAGCATGCTGCCCTGGCCATCCTGCTTTGTTTTTTGCTGGATGGCATTGATGGCAATCTGGCCCGGCTCACCCGTTCCACCAGTCCCTTGGGGGCGCAGCTGGATTCCCTGGTGGATGTGGTGGCCTTCGGGGTGTTGCCGTCCATTCTGATCTTCAAGTGGCAGCTGCACGACTTCGGCCGGGTGGGGGCGCTGGGGGCTTTTGCGCTGGTGGCTGGCGGCGTGTACCGGCTGGCGCGGTTCAACGTGCAGTCTGCGGTCAGCAAGTCTGTGCATTTCACAGGGTTGCCCATCCCGGCGGCGGCGCTGGCCCTGGCCACGTTGTGCCTGTTCTGGCACAGCATCGAAATGGGACAGCAGATTACACAGTTGCTGCCGGGTTTTTGCCTGGCCCTGTGCCTGCTGCTGGCCCTGCTCATGGTTAGCCGGGTGCCATATCTTTCCTTGAAAAATCCTGCGCTTATTCGCGCCCAGCTGCGGGCGCATCCGGCCCGGTGGACCATGGCGGTAGCTGGCGTGGCCTATTTATTGGGCATGCGGCCGTGGCTGGTGTCCTTCGCCTTGATCATGGCGTATGGCATGTCTGGTCCCACGGCGGCGCTGCTGGCCTCGGTGCGCAGCATGGAGGAGCGGCCGTCCGTGTAA
- a CDS encoding phosphatidylserine decarboxylase family protein, producing MQPSRPGLALEGLPVIGLAAFATVVAAVLGWSVPALAGLLFTAFSLWFFRDPVRIAHVTEHDAPVVVSPADGRVLAVDRQPDPVSGVARTRICIFMNVFNVHVNRAPVPGRVVYRKHHPGKFFNASFDKASVYNERCVLTLQGADGRRTTLVQIAGLVARRIVCRVEPGDVLALGERFGCIMFGSRVDVYLDDAFEPVVKAGDGTLAGMTVLAVQSPGHGDTTG from the coding sequence GTGCAGCCTTCACGTCCCGGTCTGGCCCTGGAGGGCCTTCCTGTCATCGGTCTGGCGGCATTTGCCACTGTGGTGGCAGCCGTGCTTGGTTGGAGCGTGCCTGCCCTGGCAGGGCTCCTGTTCACCGCATTCAGCCTGTGGTTTTTCCGCGATCCCGTACGCATTGCGCACGTGACCGAACACGACGCGCCTGTGGTCGTCAGCCCGGCGGACGGCCGGGTGCTTGCCGTGGATCGGCAACCGGACCCTGTTTCGGGCGTGGCGCGCACGCGCATCTGCATCTTCATGAATGTCTTCAATGTGCACGTGAACCGGGCGCCGGTGCCGGGGCGTGTGGTGTACCGCAAGCATCATCCCGGCAAATTCTTCAATGCTTCCTTCGATAAAGCAAGCGTGTACAACGAGCGTTGCGTGCTGACACTGCAAGGGGCGGACGGGCGGCGCACCACCCTGGTGCAGATTGCCGGGCTGGTGGCGCGGCGCATCGTGTGCCGGGTCGAGCCCGGGGATGTGCTGGCGCTGGGGGAACGCTTCGGCTGCATCATGTTCGGCTCGCGTGTGGATGTGTATCTGGATGACGCGTTTGAACCAGTCGTGAAGGCAGGAGATGGAACGCTGGCGGGCATGACCGTCCTGGCTGTTCAGTCTCCCGGTCATGGCGACACAACAGGGTGA
- a CDS encoding phasin family protein, producing the protein MLPKDLLYIGLGAAYMAKDKMDELLGDLEERGKLSREEAEKFLDDAKARAAKERTDMEASLKTALREAVAELGLATKDDVEDLKKLIKAKG; encoded by the coding sequence ATGCTTCCCAAGGATTTGCTCTACATTGGCCTGGGCGCCGCGTACATGGCCAAGGACAAAATGGACGAACTGCTCGGGGACCTGGAGGAGCGGGGCAAGCTCTCGCGCGAGGAGGCGGAAAAATTCCTGGATGACGCCAAGGCCCGCGCCGCCAAGGAGCGCACGGACATGGAGGCCAGCCTGAAGACCGCCCTGCGGGAGGCCGTGGCCGAACTGGGCCTGGCCACCAAGGACGATGTGGAGGATCTGAAGAAACTCATCAAGGCCAAGGGATAG
- a CDS encoding YajQ family cyclic di-GMP-binding protein, with translation MPSFDIVSKIDLQELDNAINNVKKEIQTRYDFKTGRAEIDLNKKDKKVTLLASDDMKLRAMQEMLASHLVRRKLDPRCMEFADPEDASGNAIRVVATLREGVNKETGQKIVKLIKASGIKVQPAIQDEQVRVTGKKIDELQAVIALLGQETFDRPLQFENMKR, from the coding sequence ATGCCTTCCTTTGATATCGTCAGCAAGATCGACTTGCAGGAACTGGACAACGCCATCAACAACGTCAAGAAAGAGATCCAAACGCGGTACGACTTCAAGACGGGACGCGCCGAAATTGATCTCAACAAGAAAGACAAAAAAGTCACGCTGCTGGCCTCGGACGACATGAAGCTGCGCGCCATGCAGGAAATGCTGGCCAGCCATCTGGTCCGCCGCAAGCTGGACCCCCGCTGCATGGAATTTGCCGACCCGGAAGACGCCTCCGGCAACGCCATCCGCGTGGTGGCGACCTTGCGCGAGGGCGTGAACAAGGAAACCGGGCAGAAAATCGTCAAGCTCATCAAGGCCTCGGGCATCAAGGTGCAGCCGGCCATTCAGGATGAGCAGGTGCGCGTGACCGGGAAAAAAATCGACGAGCTGCAGGCCGTCATCGCCCTGCTGGGCCAGGAAACCTTCGACCGGCCGCTGCAGTTCGAAAACATGAAGCGCTGA
- a CDS encoding radical SAM protein: MASKSLRPFAVFADSSGNIYDHPSLLMVCRRGEELALPRPDELMPMPQESQLFLLPGRHALGLDPDSGTLEQLEEQAVAAFVSPGHTCTGVAAYAPGAQAPVLPMFSYGAVGYADGQFWVAARQVDAEPRQVFSHIPEANIRKGAAALLKAMPGNRLVEHLTGCALRSRCPAARNLCLGRYESPLPTARACNARCIGCLSLQPDESGFPATQHRLNFTPTPEEVAAVMLHHDVRSSRPVHSFGQGCEGDPLTEADILAQSIRLFKQGGGQGTVNCNTNASQPNAVAMLAEAGLNSMRVSCISAREEFYNAYHRPANYSLADVRESIMTAKAHGMFVSMNLLYFPGITDSEEEYAALEELIAATRLDFIQWRNLNLDPAMVLEVARQGREGRAPSPAMGFNTMRKRLKKACPWLGYGYFNPYLPGLDATPGA, translated from the coding sequence ATGGCTTCCAAATCCTTGCGACCATTTGCAGTGTTCGCGGACAGTTCCGGCAACATCTATGATCATCCATCCCTGTTGATGGTCTGCCGCCGCGGCGAGGAGCTGGCCCTGCCGCGACCGGACGAACTCATGCCCATGCCCCAGGAAAGCCAACTCTTCCTGCTGCCCGGCCGGCATGCCCTGGGGCTGGACCCGGACTCCGGAACCCTGGAGCAACTGGAGGAACAGGCCGTGGCCGCCTTTGTGAGCCCCGGCCACACCTGCACGGGCGTGGCCGCCTATGCCCCCGGCGCCCAGGCCCCGGTGCTGCCCATGTTTTCGTACGGCGCCGTGGGCTATGCCGACGGGCAATTCTGGGTGGCGGCCAGGCAGGTGGATGCCGAGCCGCGGCAGGTATTCTCCCACATTCCGGAAGCGAACATCCGTAAAGGGGCCGCGGCCCTGCTCAAGGCCATGCCCGGCAACCGGCTGGTGGAGCACCTGACCGGCTGCGCCCTGCGCTCACGCTGTCCGGCGGCGCGAAATCTGTGCCTGGGGCGGTATGAATCGCCCCTGCCCACGGCCCGGGCCTGCAACGCCCGCTGCATCGGCTGCCTTTCGCTGCAGCCCGACGAATCCGGCTTTCCCGCCACCCAGCACCGGCTGAACTTCACGCCCACACCGGAGGAGGTGGCCGCCGTCATGCTGCATCACGACGTCCGCTCCAGCCGGCCCGTGCATTCCTTTGGCCAGGGCTGCGAGGGCGATCCCCTGACCGAGGCGGACATCCTTGCCCAGAGCATCCGGCTGTTCAAACAGGGCGGCGGGCAGGGCACCGTGAACTGCAACACCAATGCAAGCCAGCCCAACGCCGTGGCCATGCTGGCGGAAGCCGGCCTCAACTCCATGCGCGTGAGCTGCATCAGCGCCCGGGAGGAGTTCTACAACGCCTATCACCGGCCGGCCAACTACAGCCTGGCCGACGTGCGGGAAAGCATCATGACCGCCAAGGCGCATGGCATGTTCGTCTCCATGAACCTGCTCTACTTTCCAGGCATCACGGACAGCGAGGAAGAGTACGCCGCGCTGGAGGAGCTGATCGCCGCCACGAGGCTGGACTTCATCCAATGGCGCAACCTGAATCTGGACCCGGCCATGGTGCTGGAGGTGGCCAGGCAGGGCCGCGAAGGCCGCGCGCCCTCGCCGGCCATGGGCTTCAACACCATGCGCAAGCGGCTCAAAAAGGCCTGCCCCTGGCTGGGCTATGGCTACTTCAACCCCTACCTGCCCGGCCTGGACGCCACGCCTGGGGCCTGA
- the purM gene encoding phosphoribosylformylglycinamidine cyclo-ligase — protein sequence MKSERGKAYKAAGVNLDAADALVSRLKSLTTSTHIKGVLSDIGGFGGLFKPDLGDLEEPVLVASTDGVGTKLKLACTYGAYDTIGIDLVAMSVNDILVQGALPLFFLDYYATGALDVTRAEQVVAGVAAGCKEAGCALLGGETAEMPDVYRGDDFDLAGFCVGLVDNTKIVDGAGISVGDVIIGLGSTGLHSNGYSLVRKLVEEAGLTPDQKFPGSQRTVKEVLLAPTAIYVKTVRNVMRDFNVKGMIHITGGGFYDNIPRILPKAVEVRLRFGSWPVPSVFHWLKEQGGLSWGEMLQIFNCGLGYLLVVPQEQEEDVHARLGALKQSAWTIGRIERCKDAQGEQVVFDHLP from the coding sequence ATGAAGTCCGAGCGCGGCAAGGCCTACAAGGCGGCCGGAGTCAACCTGGACGCTGCCGATGCGTTGGTGTCGCGGCTGAAGTCCCTGACCACCTCCACGCACATCAAGGGGGTGCTTTCGGATATTGGCGGCTTTGGCGGCCTGTTCAAGCCTGATCTGGGCGACCTGGAAGAACCCGTGCTGGTGGCCTCCACTGATGGCGTTGGCACCAAGCTCAAGTTGGCCTGCACCTATGGCGCCTACGACACCATCGGCATCGATCTGGTGGCCATGAGCGTCAACGACATTCTGGTCCAGGGTGCGCTGCCGTTGTTTTTTCTGGATTATTACGCCACCGGCGCGCTGGATGTGACCCGGGCCGAGCAGGTGGTGGCCGGGGTGGCTGCCGGCTGCAAGGAGGCCGGCTGCGCCCTGCTGGGCGGCGAAACCGCCGAAATGCCGGATGTGTACCGCGGCGACGACTTCGACCTCGCCGGCTTCTGCGTGGGTCTGGTGGATAACACCAAAATTGTGGACGGTGCGGGCATCAGCGTGGGTGATGTGATCATCGGCCTGGGCTCCACGGGGCTGCACTCCAACGGCTATTCCCTGGTCCGCAAGCTGGTGGAAGAAGCCGGCCTGACGCCGGATCAGAAATTCCCCGGCTCGCAGCGCACCGTCAAGGAAGTGCTGCTGGCGCCCACAGCCATTTACGTCAAGACCGTGCGTAATGTGATGCGCGATTTCAATGTCAAAGGCATGATCCACATCACCGGCGGCGGCTTCTACGACAACATTCCCCGCATTCTGCCCAAGGCGGTGGAGGTCCGGCTGCGTTTCGGCAGTTGGCCGGTGCCGTCGGTGTTCCACTGGCTCAAGGAGCAGGGCGGGCTCTCCTGGGGCGAGATGCTGCAAATCTTCAACTGCGGCCTGGGCTACCTGCTGGTGGTGCCCCAGGAGCAGGAAGAAGATGTGCATGCCCGACTGGGAGCCCTCAAGCAGTCGGCCTGGACCATCGGCCGCATTGAGCGCTGCAAGGACGCCCAGGGCGAGCAGGTGGTGTTCGACCACCTGCCCTGA
- the amrS gene encoding AmmeMemoRadiSam system radical SAM enzyme: MHPARLWKPLSEHRVQCRLCSHYCVIADAERGRCGVRMVKDDALHTLVYDQVAAIHLDPVEKKPLFHFYPGHMTFSLGTMGCNLACSFCQNYSLSQPPREGGGIQGQRITPQQLVDAAKANGARSISYTYSEPTVFFELMEETARLAHQAGLFNIIVSNGFMSPECLDALAPHIDAANIDLKAFTEAFYHDICQARLAPVLENLKTIRRLGWWLEVTTLLIPSANDSAEELQAMAAFIRDELGPQTPWHLSRFHPTWRMTDRGPTPLATLERAWGIGGQAGLQFVYVGNVPGHNGNNTYCQSCGQPLIQRQGFQIVAQKTTCPGCGTEPAGRWLEKS, translated from the coding sequence ATGCATCCAGCCAGATTATGGAAACCTCTATCCGAACATCGCGTGCAATGCCGGTTGTGCAGCCACTATTGCGTCATTGCCGACGCCGAACGCGGCCGTTGCGGCGTGCGTATGGTCAAGGATGACGCCCTGCACACCCTGGTGTACGATCAGGTGGCGGCCATCCATTTGGATCCGGTGGAAAAAAAACCGCTGTTCCACTTTTATCCCGGGCACATGACGTTTTCCCTGGGCACCATGGGCTGCAACCTGGCCTGCAGCTTTTGCCAGAATTACAGCCTCTCCCAGCCGCCGCGCGAAGGAGGCGGCATTCAGGGCCAACGCATCACCCCGCAACAACTGGTGGACGCCGCCAAGGCCAACGGCGCACGCTCCATCAGCTACACCTATTCCGAACCCACGGTGTTTTTTGAATTGATGGAAGAGACCGCCCGCCTGGCGCATCAGGCAGGACTCTTCAACATCATCGTCTCCAACGGTTTCATGAGTCCGGAATGCCTGGACGCCCTGGCCCCGCATATCGATGCCGCCAACATCGACCTCAAGGCCTTCACCGAGGCGTTCTATCACGACATCTGCCAGGCCCGCCTGGCCCCGGTGCTGGAGAACCTCAAGACCATCCGCCGCCTGGGCTGGTGGCTGGAGGTCACCACCCTGCTCATCCCCAGCGCCAACGACTCCGCCGAAGAGCTGCAGGCCATGGCCGCCTTCATCCGGGACGAACTCGGCCCGCAAACTCCCTGGCACCTTTCACGATTCCACCCCACCTGGCGCATGACAGACCGCGGCCCCACCCCCCTGGCCACCCTGGAGCGCGCCTGGGGCATCGGCGGGCAGGCGGGCCTGCAGTTTGTGTATGTGGGGAATGTTCCCGGGCACAACGGCAACAACACCTACTGCCAGAGCTGCGGGCAACCGCTCATCCAGCGTCAGGGATTTCAGATAGTTGCACAAAAAACCACCTGCCCGGGCTGCGGTACGGAACCCGCTGGCCGCTGGCTTGAGAAATCCTGA
- a CDS encoding Nif11-like leader peptide family natural product precursor — protein sequence MSIDDALAYMKRMREDPAFRTQVQALHDGDDQDAAWAFVKEQGYEFNFSEFLQAQQEDMESLTLATPQ from the coding sequence ATGTCCATTGACGATGCCTTGGCATACATGAAGCGTATGCGGGAAGATCCGGCCTTCAGAACCCAGGTGCAGGCCCTGCACGACGGCGACGACCAGGACGCCGCCTGGGCCTTCGTCAAGGAGCAGGGCTATGAGTTCAACTTCTCCGAGTTCCTGCAGGCGCAGCAGGAAGACATGGAGTCCTTGACACTCGCGACGCCGCAATGA
- a CDS encoding cob(I)yrinic acid a,c-diamide adenosyltransferase — protein sequence MNLESSPGPPDRPARPLVLVYTGDGKGKTSAALGQVVRALGHGHQVLFCQCMKRPDAAGEQRLLAALPGVDFLAGGLGFFRNEADRPRHRHAALDVLAWAADRLRRSPCFLLVVDEALYALDAGLVTREELESLLTLAGERGAHTVLTGRNCPPWLEERADLVSEVVCRKHPYAQGIPAVEGLDF from the coding sequence ATGAACCTGGAATCATCCCCGGGGCCGCCTGATCGGCCAGCCCGGCCGCTGGTCCTCGTCTACACCGGCGACGGCAAAGGCAAAACCAGCGCCGCCCTGGGTCAGGTGGTCCGCGCCCTCGGGCACGGCCATCAGGTGCTCTTCTGCCAGTGCATGAAGCGGCCCGACGCCGCCGGCGAACAGCGTCTGCTGGCAGCCCTGCCGGGCGTGGACTTCCTGGCCGGCGGGCTGGGATTTTTCCGCAACGAAGCCGACCGCCCCCGCCACCGGCACGCCGCGCTGGACGTGCTGGCCTGGGCCGCGGACCGCCTGCGGCGCAGTCCCTGCTTTCTGCTGGTGGTGGACGAAGCGCTCTACGCCCTGGATGCCGGCCTCGTGACCCGCGAGGAGTTGGAATCCCTGCTGACCCTGGCGGGTGAACGCGGCGCGCATACGGTGCTCACAGGCCGCAACTGCCCGCCCTGGCTGGAAGAGAGGGCCGATCTCGTCAGCGAGGTCGTCTGCCGCAAGCATCCGTACGCACAGGGAATCCCTGCGGTGGAAGGCCTGGATTTCTGA